The following proteins are encoded in a genomic region of Arachis stenosperma cultivar V10309 chromosome 4, arast.V10309.gnm1.PFL2, whole genome shotgun sequence:
- the LOC130974438 gene encoding F-box/kelch-repeat protein At3g23880-like — MAAVNSDNDSTTAANITNMLQSVTLTEEVFPPEIIFDILVRLPVKTLQRFRAACKLWNEMISSDRKFAKEQLRRATATVTATDGRDCNRLIKYVHSYPGEPITSFMRDYSLRSLASSSGNLAGTYSEPKGPLVEGDWMHFDGDSCHGLLLLNIETAENAMVVWNPSTGKFRTLPPVKDHPMQSCSVHTGFGYDSSTDTYKAVEVSHHRGVNIAMAHTVGTDSSWRVVPNFPGGSPRGCTKFVSGSIHWLMIQSKITEFGEYMDYYVVVSMDMGTETIEEVVVPEKIIGDLELAVLNDWLCIVGRGSMICDVWVMKEYGNAESLTKLFSIPYVETNPPSRPWYSVMDTVSDDEILLHNRISFVVYNHKNQTFSVPVLQEFRGLSDFRVYTESLVSP, encoded by the coding sequence ATGGCGGCAGTTAACAGCGACAACGACTCTACAACCGCCGCTAACATCACCAACATGCTCCAATCCGTCACTCTCACTGAAGAGGTTTTTCCGCCGGAGATCATCTTTGATATTCTGGTGAGGCTTCCGGTGAAGACATTGCAGCGGTTTAGGGCTGCATGCAAGCTCTGGAACGAAATGATCTCATCGGACCGCAAATTCGCGAAGGAGCAGCTCCGGCGAGCCACCGCCACCGTCACCGCCACCGACGGCCGCGACTGCAACCGCCTCATTAAGTACGTACACTCCTACCCAGGTGAACCAATCACTTCGTTTATGAGAGACTACTCTCTCAGATCCTTAGCCAGCAGCTCCGGCAACCTCGCAGGCACTTACTCTGAGCCCAAGGGCCCTCTTGTCGAAGGAGACTGGATGCATTTCGATGGCGATTCTTGTCATGGTTTGCTTCTTCTTAACATTGAGACGGCCGAAAACGCTATGGTTGTTTGGAACCCTTCCACAGGGAAGTTCAGGACCTTGCCGCCGGTTAAGGACCACCCAATGCAATCTTGTTCCGTTCACACTGGGTTCGGGTATGATTCTTCCACCGACACTTACAAGGCGGTGGAAGTTTCTCACCACAGAGGAGTGAACATTGCCATGGCTCATACCGTGGGCACGGATTCATCATGGAGAGTGGTTCCGAATTTTCCTGGTGGTTCCCCTCGAGGCTGCACGAAATTCGTGAGCGGAAGTATTCACTGGTTGATGATTCAGAGCAAGATAACGGAGTTTGGTGAGTATATGGattactatgttgttgtttctATGGACATGGGAACGGAGACGATCGAGGAAGTGGTGGTGCCGGAGAAAATTATCGGGGATCTGGAGTTGGCGGTGTTGAATGATTGGTTGTGCATCGTTGGTCGTGGATCCATGATTTGTGATGTTTGGGTTATGAAGGAGTATGGAAATGCAGAATCTTTGACTAAGTTGTTCAGTATTCCCTACGTAGAAACAAATCCTCCTTCTCGTCCCTGGTATAGTGTTATGGACACTGTTTCTGATGATGAGATACTGCTTCACAACAGGATAAGCTTTGTTGTCTATAATCACAAGAACCAAACTTTTAGTGTTCCTGTGCTTCAAGAATTCCGTGGTCTTAGCGATTTCAGGGTCTATACTGAGAGTTTGGTGTCACCCTGA
- the LOC130974440 gene encoding F-box/kelch-repeat protein At3g23880-like, translated as MEDTTTTTTTDDEDQPPTSKRHLSSSSSISDHRPLPNIPFDIVAKILLNLPVKSLLRFKSTCKSWNEFISDPQFAKDHLRASASDPNHNRNRFLVTFKTLRINNESQPYLRDYSISSVLDGSVATAAPARNKFPCLESRTKFLCGSCDGMICMATNPSWPIVWNPSTGKFKELPPVAAADGGLVYGFGYNHIGDSYKVVATLDLSNIRLAANCNDYQFDNFVYTLGTDSWRQIHGFAGLVVKDSSGKFVNGTLNWLACDANNLAVVRVLSLDLATEQYQTLIITPVEGRPDIEVRWLRSAVLKGCLCIVAERDMVADYFVMKEYGHAGSWTLMFRIPYANVLPEIFSFHMAPIWVSEEGDEILLAYLGMLSVYSTRNGGSFKAAGIGLFRGSMLAAAYTETLMSPS; from the coding sequence ATGGAGGACACAACGACGACCACCACCACTGATGATGAGGACCAACCACCAACCAGCAAACGCCACCTGAGCTCCTCCTCTTCCATTTCCGACCACCGCCCACTGCCGAACATTCCCTTCGATATCGTAGCCAAAATCCTCCTGAATCTGCCGGTGAAGTCCCTCCTCCGTTTCAAGTCCACATGCAAGTCTTGGAACGAGTTCATCTCCGATCCTCAGTTCGCCAAGGACCATCTCCGAGCCTCAGCTTCGGACCCCAACCACAACCGCAACCGCTTCCTTGTAACCTTCAAAACCTTACGGATCAACAACGAGTCACAACCGTACCTCAGAGACTACTCCATCTCCTCCGTGTTAGACGGGTCCGTAGCCACCGCCGCCCCCGCGCGTAACAAGTTCCCCTGCTTGGAGAGCAGGACGAAGTTCCTGTGCGGCTCTTGTGACGGCATGATCTGCATGGCCACGAATCCAAGCTGGCCCATCGTTTGGAACCCTTCCACCGGAAAGTTCAAGGAACTTCCACCTGTCGCTGCGGCTGACGGCGGCCTTGTGTACGGCTTCGGCTACAATCATATCGGTGACAGTTACAAGGTGGTGGCAACCTTGGACTTGTCAAACATTCGTCTTGCTGCGAATTGTAATGATTACCAATTCGATAACTTTGTTTATACCTTGGGTACCGATTCTTGGAGACAGATCCATGGATTTGCAGGCTTGGTGGTGAAAGACAGTTCAGGGAAATTCGTGAATGGTACTCTTAATTGGTTGGCGTGTGATGCAAACAACTTGGCTGTGGTTCGTGTCCTTTCTCTTGATTTGGCGACGGAGCAGTATCAAACACTGATTATTACTCCCGTTGAAGGAAGACCCGATATAGAGGTTAGATGGTTGCGCTCCGCCGTGTTAAAGGGGTGCTTGTGCATCGTGGCGGAACGAGACATGGTTGCTGACTACTTCGTCATGAAGGAATATGGGCATGCTGGTTCTTGGACTTTGATGTTCAGGATCCCTTATGCGAACGTGCTTCCTGAAATTTTCAGCTTTCACATGGCTCCGATTTGGGTTTCTGAGGAAGGAGATGAGATTTTGTTGGCATATTTGGGAATGTTGAGTGTTTACAGTACCAGAAATGGCGGGTCTTTTAAAGCTGCTGGGATTGGGTTATTCAGAGGTTCCATGCTTGCAGCTGCTTATACTGAGACTTTGATGTCACCTTCTTGA
- the LOC130974439 gene encoding uncharacterized protein LOC130974439: MAPHSSSQGSRSSTKSRGRRRTCFCGERPVLRTSSTAENPGRRFWCCINYQIGEGCDYFAWAEPEGQDPQIQRLKNKASSLKQELQKAKRKFALALAVGILGWTTAGLLLYDRFN; this comes from the exons ATGGCTCCTCATTCGTCTTCCCAAGGTTCGCGTAGCAGCACCAAGAGTCGTGGGAGAAGGAGGACGTGCTTCTGTGGAGAGAGACCAGTATTGCGGACATCATCTACAGCGGAGAACCCAGGAAGAAGATTCTGGTGCTGCATCAACTATCAG ATAGGAGAAGGATGCGATTATTTTGCTTGGGCAGAACCTGAAGGTCAAGATCCACAAATTCAAAGACTGAAGAACAAAGCGAGCTCGTTGAAACAAGAACTGCAGAAAGCTAAAAGAAAATTTGCATTGGCACTTGCTGTTGGAATTCTTGGATGGACAACGGCTGGGCTGCTGCTATATGATCGATTTAATTGA